A genomic window from Candidatus Denitrolinea symbiosum includes:
- a CDS encoding Ni/Fe-hydrogenase 2 integral membrane subunit HybB: MSDTQPHLTHAQEHEAKLREEHLMLDPLPRGRMNEMVMESMRATTWKFWLVFAILSVIVAWGLFYSWGKMILEGLGIAGVNRPSYWGIFLVNTVFWIGISHAGTFISAILRVFKAEYRRPFTRAAELMTTFGLVQAGFSIFMHMGRVWLSYWLFPYPNQRGLWPNFHSPLSWDLLAITTYLLASTMYLFLPLIPDLAMARDRSTGWHKTLYKILALGFRGTEGEWAHLRNAMNIFAWAIIPVMFSVHTIVSWDFAAATRPGWSSTIFGPYFVVGALHSGMGAVVMVLAVVRGTMKHMKYFIRPEHFEAIGKLMLIISMTWVYFFFNDYIVQWYGGDKWTQQLLHFHEAGPMGWMWFGMLFFNMILPWAVLWNRKWRSTPWLLFVTGLGINVGMWFERYIIIPVSLTINRMPFTWRMYQPGVEIPLGIGTLAFFILLYMAASKLIPLVPVWEVQEGQMAHSFKTYGRETVVTVSELE; this comes from the coding sequence ATGTCCGACACACAACCGCATCTCACCCATGCCCAGGAGCATGAGGCCAAACTCCGCGAAGAACATTTGATGCTCGACCCGCTGCCGCGCGGCCGGATGAACGAAATGGTGATGGAGTCTATGCGCGCCACCACCTGGAAATTCTGGCTCGTGTTCGCGATCCTCAGCGTCATCGTCGCCTGGGGCCTGTTCTATTCGTGGGGAAAAATGATCCTGGAAGGCCTCGGCATCGCGGGCGTCAACCGGCCGTCTTACTGGGGCATCTTCCTCGTCAATACCGTGTTCTGGATCGGCATCAGCCATGCCGGCACCTTCATCTCGGCCATCCTGCGCGTGTTCAAAGCCGAGTACCGCCGCCCGTTCACGCGCGCCGCGGAATTGATGACGACCTTCGGCCTCGTCCAGGCTGGCTTCAGTATCTTCATGCACATGGGACGCGTCTGGCTTTCGTACTGGCTGTTCCCCTATCCCAACCAGCGCGGACTGTGGCCGAACTTCCATTCGCCGCTTTCGTGGGATCTGCTGGCAATCACCACCTACCTGCTGGCCTCCACGATGTACCTCTTCCTGCCGCTCATCCCCGACCTGGCGATGGCGCGCGACCGCTCCACCGGCTGGCACAAGACCCTCTACAAGATCCTGGCGCTCGGCTTTCGCGGCACAGAAGGCGAATGGGCCCACCTGCGCAACGCCATGAACATTTTCGCGTGGGCGATCATCCCGGTCATGTTTTCCGTCCACACCATCGTTTCGTGGGACTTCGCCGCGGCCACCCGCCCCGGCTGGAGTTCCACCATCTTCGGCCCCTACTTTGTCGTCGGCGCGCTGCATTCCGGCATGGGCGCGGTTGTAATGGTGCTGGCCGTGGTGCGCGGGACGATGAAACACATGAAATACTTCATTCGCCCCGAGCATTTCGAAGCCATCGGCAAACTCATGCTCATCATCTCCATGACCTGGGTGTACTTCTTCTTCAACGACTACATCGTGCAGTGGTACGGCGGCGACAAGTGGACGCAGCAACTGCTCCACTTCCACGAAGCCGGCCCCATGGGCTGGATGTGGTTCGGCATGTTGTTCTTCAACATGATCCTCCCCTGGGCCGTGTTGTGGAATCGCAAATGGCGTTCCACGCCGTGGCTCCTCTTTGTGACCGGGCTTGGCATCAATGTCGGCATGTGGTTCGAACGTTACATCATCATCCCCGTTTCGCTCACCATCAACCGTATGCCGTTCACCTGGCGTATGTATCAACCGGGCGTCGAAATCCCCCTGGGCATCGGGACGCTGGCGTTCTTCATCCTGCTCTACATGGCGGCTTCCAAGCTGATCCCGCTTGTCCCGGTTTGGGAAGTGCAGGAAGGCCAGATGGCCCACTCGTTCAAGACGTACGGACGCGAGACGGTAGTGACCGTCAGCGAGTTGGAATAG
- a CDS encoding 4Fe-4S ferredoxin, producing MMIDLNIVGAKGAIAEEAEGKWGMVIDQDLCTGCQACVAACAMENNIAFVGEEDSGYGRSMHWIRIERFWEGEYPNVKMTRYQPMMCQQCGHAPCEPVCPAFATVHSQSQQVNLQVYNRCVGTRYCANNCPYQVRSFNWRDYADERINAAIRTLKNQYNPDVTVRRRGIMEKCTFCIQRIHKAEDKAKSEGREVVDGEFTTACAQACPADAIVFGRIDNPESLVAQLTRQRDGVRHLEELGTLPRVTYFAGGQ from the coding sequence ATGATGATTGATTTGAATATCGTCGGCGCGAAAGGCGCCATCGCGGAAGAAGCCGAGGGCAAATGGGGCATGGTCATAGACCAGGACCTTTGCACCGGCTGCCAGGCCTGCGTGGCGGCCTGCGCTATGGAGAATAACATCGCCTTTGTGGGCGAGGAGGATTCAGGCTATGGGCGCTCCATGCACTGGATCCGTATCGAGCGCTTCTGGGAGGGCGAATATCCCAACGTGAAGATGACGCGCTACCAGCCCATGATGTGCCAGCAGTGCGGTCACGCTCCCTGCGAGCCGGTCTGCCCGGCGTTCGCCACCGTCCATTCGCAGTCCCAGCAGGTCAACCTGCAGGTGTACAACCGCTGCGTCGGCACGCGCTATTGCGCCAACAACTGCCCGTACCAGGTCCGTTCCTTCAACTGGCGAGATTACGCCGACGAGCGCATAAACGCCGCCATCCGCACGTTGAAGAACCAATATAACCCCGACGTGACCGTGCGCCGCCGCGGCATCATGGAAAAATGCACGTTCTGCATCCAGCGCATCCACAAGGCGGAGGACAAGGCCAAGTCGGAGGGACGCGAAGTCGTCGACGGCGAATTCACCACCGCCTGCGCGCAGGCCTGCCCCGCGGACGCGATCGTCTTCGGGCGCATCGACAACCCCGAAAGCCTGGTCGCGCAGCTGACGCGTCAGAGAGACGGCGTCCGCCATCTTGAAGAACTTGGCACGCTTCCGCGTGTGACCTATTTTGCAGGAGGGCAGTGA